The Bacteroidota bacterium genome window below encodes:
- a CDS encoding MFS transporter, producing MKIEKYNSLEERQLEKKTFRLHLISQFFNGISLGILLLQEVILKKSLEASNFEVTVLIFMTSMAFLFSIYGAEIINRASRPGLTAFLIGSSGKLFLFLIPIFDSPFIFIFAIAVMSIIDSLLLPTWNIVYKHNYTAEKRSSLYSYASSLSTAALLLMATIFGYFLDFNHDLYKILFPVAGVLGILMYFNLMKMLNFFFKEEKEKVERNFRMDFSLLKDIIILPIRNSIRILKTNRRFLIFEINFFVYGMAFMIASPAIPVFLVDGLNLAYTPISFAKGLIFHSALIIFTPISGKFLGVNNPTKFSGYMFLLLIFFPLFLLAAKYFPLWGVYNSTVEILFFAFFLFGTAMSGVTIAWNLSSIYYAPHNEVSNYQAVHVTLTGVRGLFSPILGYIIMQVFSLEAALILASLLFGTAGILMLMESKRT from the coding sequence TTGAAAATAGAGAAATATAACTCATTAGAAGAACGTCAGCTTGAAAAGAAAACATTTCGTCTTCATCTTATATCTCAATTTTTTAACGGAATTTCATTGGGCATCCTGCTCTTGCAGGAAGTCATTTTAAAAAAATCTCTCGAAGCCAGTAACTTTGAAGTTACTGTTCTTATTTTCATGACCAGCATGGCTTTTCTCTTCTCTATTTACGGAGCAGAGATTATCAACCGTGCATCAAGACCGGGACTGACTGCTTTTCTTATTGGCAGTTCAGGTAAGTTATTTTTGTTTTTAATTCCCATATTTGATTCCCCCTTCATTTTTATTTTTGCAATTGCAGTAATGAGCATAATCGATTCATTATTATTACCAACCTGGAATATTGTTTACAAGCATAATTATACCGCGGAAAAAAGAAGTTCACTTTATTCATATGCTTCAAGTCTCTCCACTGCCGCCCTGTTATTGATGGCAACTATCTTCGGATATTTTCTTGATTTCAATCACGATCTTTATAAGATATTATTCCCCGTCGCGGGAGTCCTTGGTATTCTGATGTATTTTAATTTGATGAAGATGCTGAATTTTTTCTTTAAAGAAGAAAAAGAAAAAGTTGAAAGAAATTTCAGAATGGATTTTTCATTACTGAAAGATATAATCATTTTACCCATAAGAAATTCAATCAGAATTTTAAAAACTAACAGAAGATTTTTAATATTTGAAATAAATTTTTTTGTTTATGGAATGGCATTTATGATTGCAAGTCCTGCAATACCGGTTTTTCTTGTCGATGGTCTGAATCTGGCATATACTCCAATTTCATTTGCAAAGGGGTTAATTTTTCATTCTGCATTAATAATATTCACACCAATATCAGGAAAGTTTTTAGGAGTAAATAACCCTACTAAATTTTCCGGATATATGTTTTTACTCCTCATATTTTTCCCGTTATTTCTGCTTGCAGCTAAATATTTTCCCCTTTGGGGAGTCTACAACTCAACTGTTGAGATTCTTTTCTTCGCTTTCTTTTTATTTGGTACTGCAATGAGCGGAGTGACAATTGCATGGAATCTCAGCTCAATTTATTATGCACCGCACAATGAAGTTTCAAATTATCAGGCAGTGCACGTTACACTTACCGGTGTACGCGGTTTATTCTCGCCCATTCTTGGTTATATAATAATGCAGGTGTTTTCATTGGAAGCTGCGTTGATTTTAGCCTCCCTTCTTTTTGGCACAGCAGGTATTTTAATGCTTATGGAAAGTAAAAGAACATAA
- a CDS encoding PA0069 family radical SAM protein produces MSLRKFRGLKDFKGRGTDINPGNRFINVKLEVLDEYLEHTKDEDEGRPVTEFINDNSKSILSKNDSPDLGFEYSINPYRGCEHGCIYCYARPTHEYLGFSSGLDFETKIMVKKDAPELLEKGFQGKSYIPQVIVLSGNTDCYQPVERKLQITRRLLEVFLKYKNPVGIITKNSLIERDLDILTELHNLNLVGVTISIPTLNKEIASVMEPRTSTPSRRLQTVENLSKAGIFVNVNIAPVIPGLTDDTIPFVIKSAADAGAKSVARVILRLPWQNKELFTNWVNQNFPDRASKILNRVKSLRGGELYNSDWGTRMRGEGEWAETVKQIFKINSQKYNLNKEHAGLRTDLFDRNPEQEKLF; encoded by the coding sequence ATTTCTCTAAGAAAATTTAGGGGCTTGAAAGATTTTAAAGGAAGAGGAACGGATATAAATCCCGGTAACAGATTTATAAATGTGAAATTAGAAGTTCTCGATGAATATCTTGAACATACCAAAGACGAGGATGAAGGAAGACCGGTAACTGAATTCATCAATGACAACTCGAAAAGCATTTTATCAAAAAATGACAGTCCTGATTTAGGATTTGAATACAGCATAAATCCTTACCGCGGTTGCGAGCATGGCTGCATTTATTGTTATGCTAGACCTACTCACGAGTATCTTGGATTTTCCTCAGGTCTGGATTTTGAGACTAAGATAATGGTGAAAAAAGATGCGCCGGAATTACTTGAAAAAGGATTTCAAGGCAAGAGCTATATTCCACAAGTAATAGTTCTTTCAGGAAACACTGACTGTTATCAGCCTGTCGAAAGAAAATTGCAAATCACAAGAAGGCTTCTTGAAGTATTTTTGAAATACAAGAATCCCGTCGGCATCATAACTAAAAACTCGCTCATTGAAAGAGATTTAGATATTCTTACCGAATTACATAATTTAAATTTAGTAGGAGTAACAATTTCAATTCCAACGCTCAATAAAGAAATTGCAAGTGTTATGGAACCCAGAACATCAACACCTTCCAGAAGATTACAGACAGTAGAAAATTTATCCAAAGCAGGAATATTTGTGAATGTAAATATTGCTCCTGTAATACCGGGTTTAACAGATGATACTATTCCGTTTGTTATAAAATCTGCAGCAGATGCAGGCGCGAAAAGTGTTGCCAGAGTAATCCTGCGATTGCCATGGCAGAATAAAGAACTATTCACAAACTGGGTTAATCAGAATTTTCCCGATAGAGCAAGCAAAATTTTGAACAGAGTTAAAAGTTTAAGAGGCGGAGAGCTTTACAATTCCGACTGGGGAACACGAATGCGAGGAGAAGGAGAATGGGCAGAGACGGTTAAACAGATTTTTAAGATCAACTCTCAGAAATATAATCTTAATAAAGAACACGCAGGTTTAAGAACAGATTTATTTGATAGAAATCCTGAACAGGAAAAATTGTTTTAG
- a CDS encoding GNAT family N-acetyltransferase — translation MIRPYKDDDFKMLIHIFRLNVPQAFDPSEEIELIQFINHHKRTYFTYEFEGVPVGFGGYHITEDTSVARLSWQFFNPKYQKMGLGTQMTMFRLNEIKKNTDVKIISSWTSQHAFAFYEKFGFKLAEMQKDFWGEGLDLYRMELIV, via the coding sequence ATGATACGTCCATACAAAGATGATGACTTCAAAATGCTCATTCATATTTTCCGGTTGAATGTCCCTCAGGCATTCGATCCTTCCGAAGAAATTGAACTCATACAGTTTATCAACCATCATAAAAGAACTTATTTCACATACGAATTCGAAGGCGTCCCTGTCGGCTTCGGCGGATATCATATTACAGAAGATACATCCGTTGCACGGTTATCATGGCAGTTCTTTAATCCTAAGTATCAGAAAATGGGACTTGGAACGCAGATGACAATGTTCCGGCTTAACGAAATTAAAAAGAATACAGATGTCAAAATTATATCTTCATGGACTTCACAGCATGCCTTTGCATTTTATGAGAAGTTTGGTTTTAAGCTCGCTGAAATGCAAAAAGATTTCTGGGGCGAGGGACTGGATTTATACAGAATGGAATTGATTGTGTAA
- a CDS encoding sigma-70 family RNA polymerase sigma factor, with the protein MEKETPAEMEQALIQSDVTHIQNAEIGEAVISERAKLLSFIKSKVPAGEEAEDILQDVFYELIESRRLMKPIEKLASWLYTVARNKINDLYRKKKTVSLEDEFEISGSDEVLMLADVLPAFENSIEDKLLQSALIDLMEEALDELPENQSRAFIMHELEGKSLNEIAEEMDVPLKTVISRKRYAVLHLREKMQELYKELFH; encoded by the coding sequence ATGGAAAAGGAAACTCCCGCTGAAATGGAACAGGCATTAATTCAAAGCGATGTTACTCACATTCAGAACGCTGAAATCGGTGAAGCCGTAATAAGCGAGCGGGCTAAACTGTTATCATTTATAAAAAGTAAGGTCCCCGCAGGAGAAGAGGCAGAGGACATTCTGCAGGATGTTTTCTACGAGCTGATTGAAAGCAGGCGGCTGATGAAGCCGATTGAAAAACTCGCTTCATGGCTCTATACCGTTGCGCGCAATAAAATAAATGACTTATACCGCAAAAAGAAAACGGTATCATTGGAAGATGAATTTGAAATAAGCGGAAGCGATGAAGTCCTGATGCTTGCAGATGTACTGCCTGCATTTGAAAATTCAATCGAAGATAAGTTGCTTCAAAGCGCATTGATAGACCTGATGGAAGAAGCGCTTGATGAGCTGCCGGAAAATCAGAGCAGAGCTTTTATAATGCACGAGCTTGAAGGAAAGAGCCTGAATGAAATTGCGGAGGAAATGGATGTTCCGCTTAAGACTGTGATTTCCAGAAAGCGGTATGCAGTGCTTCATCTTCGTGAAAAAATGCAGGAGCTTTACAAGGAGCTATTCCATTAA
- the glnA gene encoding type I glutamate--ammonia ligase: MASAEQHKEKLAKIGDVFKLIKDKDIKMIDFRFTDMVGGWQHFSVPTHRLTEESFYEGFGFDGSSIRGWKQINESDMLVMPDPTTAQVDPFIKVTTLSMICDIFDPISKQYYDMDPRYVCKKALEYLQSTGIADSVFFGPEAEFFILDHVAYNVNEYSSWYKIDSVEGFWNTGTEHEANLGHKIRIKEGYFPVPPADSTNDLRNEMVVNLMNAGIDVETQHHEVATAGQAEIDFKYCPMLKCADDLQMFKYVVKNTAKAAGKTATFMPKPIFGDNGSGMHTHISLWKDGKPLFAGDKYAGLSEMALHFIGGLLKHAPALLAITNPTTNSYKRLVPGYEAPVNLVYSMRNRSAAIRIPMYSDNPKAKRVEFRCPDGSANPYLAFSALLLAGIDGILNKIDPGQPMDKDVYHLSAVEAAKINHAPDSLRNALQNLAKDHEFLKAGNVFTQEFVDTWIDYKMNKEVKEVQLRPHPFEFHLYYEV, encoded by the coding sequence ATGGCCTCAGCAGAACAACACAAAGAAAAGCTTGCAAAGATAGGCGATGTCTTCAAGCTCATCAAAGACAAAGATATCAAAATGATTGACTTCAGATTTACCGATATGGTTGGCGGTTGGCAGCATTTTTCAGTGCCTACACACAGACTTACAGAAGAAAGTTTTTATGAAGGATTCGGATTCGACGGTTCATCTATCAGAGGATGGAAACAAATCAATGAATCAGATATGCTTGTTATGCCTGATCCTACAACTGCACAAGTTGACCCTTTCATTAAGGTCACAACACTCAGCATGATCTGTGATATCTTCGATCCTATCTCAAAGCAATATTATGATATGGACCCAAGATACGTATGTAAAAAGGCTTTGGAATATTTGCAATCAACAGGTATTGCTGACTCTGTTTTCTTCGGACCTGAAGCAGAATTTTTTATCTTAGATCACGTTGCTTACAATGTAAATGAATATTCAAGCTGGTATAAAATTGACTCAGTAGAAGGTTTCTGGAATACAGGAACTGAACACGAAGCAAACCTTGGACATAAAATCAGAATTAAAGAAGGTTACTTCCCTGTTCCTCCTGCAGATTCTACCAATGATTTAAGAAATGAAATGGTTGTGAACTTAATGAATGCAGGCATCGATGTTGAAACACAGCATCACGAAGTTGCAACTGCAGGTCAGGCTGAAATTGATTTCAAATACTGCCCTATGCTTAAGTGCGCAGACGATTTACAGATGTTCAAATACGTTGTAAAGAATACTGCAAAGGCTGCAGGTAAGACTGCTACATTTATGCCAAAGCCGATCTTCGGTGATAACGGAAGCGGTATGCATACACACATCAGCTTATGGAAAGACGGAAAACCGCTTTTCGCAGGTGATAAATATGCTGGCTTAAGTGAAATGGCATTACATTTCATAGGAGGATTATTGAAACACGCTCCTGCTTTGCTTGCTATTACAAACCCTACAACAAATTCATACAAGAGATTAGTACCGGGTTATGAAGCACCTGTAAATCTTGTTTACTCTATGAGAAACAGAAGCGCTGCAATAAGAATCCCTATGTACTCGGATAATCCGAAAGCAAAGAGAGTTGAATTCAGATGTCCCGATGGTTCTGCAAATCCTTACTTGGCATTCAGCGCATTATTGCTTGCAGGTATTGATGGTATATTGAATAAAATTGATCCGGGTCAGCCGATGGATAAAGATGTTTATCATTTAAGCGCAGTTGAAGCAGCAAAGATAAATCATGCACCTGATTCTTTAAGAAACGCTTTACAGAACTTAGCAAAAGACCATGAGTTCTTAAAAGCAGGAAATGTATTTACTCAGGAATTTGTTGATACATGGATTGATTATAAAATGAATAAAGAGGTAAAAGAAGTTCAGTTGAGACCTCATCCGTTTGAATTCCATTTATACTACGAAGTATAA
- a CDS encoding DUF1272 domain-containing protein has translation MLELRPCCENCNKALPYNADNAMICSFECTFCDVCAKELLKNVCPNCGGGFQRRPARPADKIEEYPASTKLVHKTVDLDAHKQMLEKRNAQPEVKQKLQY, from the coding sequence ATGCTTGAACTTAGACCTTGCTGTGAAAATTGTAACAAAGCCTTACCATACAATGCAGATAACGCAATGATTTGCTCATTTGAATGTACCTTTTGCGATGTATGCGCAAAAGAGTTATTAAAAAATGTATGCCCTAACTGCGGAGGCGGATTTCAAAGAAGACCTGCCCGTCCTGCTGATAAAATTGAAGAATATCCCGCATCAACAAAACTTGTTCACAAGACTGTTGATTTAGATGCGCATAAACAGATGCTTGAAAAGCGTAATGCTCAGCCTGAAGTAAAACAAAAATTACAATACTGA
- a CDS encoding ATP-binding protein, which produces MSLKVSIFSFGYNKSGLPADQSGNGGGFIFDCRFMHNPGRLEEFKFKTGKEEDVIQFIENQTLMPQFLESVFKIIDMAVDNYIERNFSSLLIGFGCTGGQHRSVYASESLAKHIHKKYPTVSLEITHRELGLVENF; this is translated from the coding sequence ATGTCATTAAAAGTTTCTATTTTTTCGTTCGGCTATAATAAAAGCGGACTGCCTGCCGACCAAAGCGGTAACGGAGGCGGATTTATATTTGATTGCAGGTTCATGCATAACCCCGGAAGGCTTGAAGAATTCAAATTCAAAACAGGAAAAGAGGAAGATGTGATTCAGTTTATAGAAAATCAAACTTTAATGCCTCAGTTTCTTGAAAGCGTTTTCAAAATAATTGATATGGCAGTGGATAATTATATCGAAAGAAATTTTTCCAGTTTATTGATCGGATTTGGCTGCACAGGCGGACAGCATCGTTCCGTATATGCAAGCGAATCATTAGCCAAACACATACACAAAAAATATCCCACTGTATCCTTAGAAATAACTCATAGAGAATTAGGACTTGTAGAGAACTTCTAA
- a CDS encoding SBBP repeat-containing protein, which yields MKTLLVTILFVLSSVYSFSQSSQQWITKFNGTGNSFDASNKSKVDRFGNIYVSGYSNGPNGNIDFCLLKYNSSGTLLWSRTYDGPNHLTDDSYAMTIDDAGNIFLGGRSDSNLASGMLTIKYSSSGELLWMVDFGGLLITDSNGNLYICGESVDSQNNYHQSLRKYSSSGTLVWENINSTERAYALDITLDQSGNIILTGELARDENADIGTWKYNSTGNLLWERSYQFAPKAVYRGVFVKSDAIGNIYVAGESNSSGLSENDFVTLKYNLSGEQQWAAIYHGAASWRESVRGLIIDAERNIYITGESGDDFTTMKYNNNGEQQWCAIYNGEANDRDEVYGIAVDAASNVYVTGWSSAPDNMDCVTIKYNTYGVQQWKQIYRNPLQGTNCTNSILVDSSNSVYVSGFSEGNGSAADILLIKYSQTTGLDPISTQLPVKYSLAQNYPNPFNPNTTIEFTLPENTFATLKIFDMIGREMYTLINENMVRGSYRYNFNGLYLASGTYFYKLQTAGFTETKKMVLVK from the coding sequence ATGAAAACCCTGCTCGTTACAATTCTATTTGTACTTTCCTCAGTTTATTCATTCTCTCAAAGTTCGCAGCAATGGATAACAAAATTCAATGGTACCGGAAATTCTTTCGATGCCTCAAACAAATCAAAAGTTGACCGCTTCGGAAACATTTATGTTTCAGGCTATAGCAACGGTCCAAACGGAAATATAGATTTTTGCCTGCTGAAATATAATTCATCGGGCACTCTGCTATGGTCAAGAACTTACGACGGACCGAATCACTTAACTGATGATTCTTATGCAATGACGATTGACGATGCAGGTAATATTTTTCTGGGAGGCAGAAGTGATTCGAATCTTGCATCAGGAATGCTGACTATTAAATACAGCTCTTCAGGTGAACTGTTATGGATGGTGGATTTTGGCGGCTTGTTAATAACTGATTCAAACGGGAATTTATACATTTGCGGAGAAAGCGTTGACAGTCAAAATAATTATCACCAATCCCTGCGAAAATATAGTTCATCAGGAACTCTTGTCTGGGAAAATATTAACAGCACAGAAAGAGCATATGCATTGGATATAACGCTTGACCAATCGGGAAACATTATTTTAACAGGTGAATTAGCCAGAGATGAAAACGCCGATATAGGTACATGGAAATATAATAGTACCGGAAATTTACTTTGGGAAAGAAGTTATCAGTTTGCACCCAAAGCAGTTTACAGAGGTGTATTTGTAAAGTCAGATGCAATCGGAAATATTTATGTAGCAGGTGAAAGTAACAGTTCAGGACTTTCAGAGAATGACTTTGTAACTTTAAAATATAATTTATCTGGAGAACAGCAATGGGCTGCGATTTATCATGGAGCAGCAAGCTGGAGGGAATCTGTTAGGGGTTTAATTATCGACGCCGAACGAAACATCTATATCACAGGTGAAAGCGGGGATGACTTTACAACGATGAAGTATAACAACAATGGTGAGCAGCAATGGTGCGCAATTTATAACGGCGAAGCAAATGACCGGGATGAAGTTTACGGAATTGCCGTTGATGCTGCTTCAAATGTTTATGTAACAGGATGGAGTTCGGCTCCTGATAATATGGACTGCGTTACAATAAAGTATAATACATACGGTGTTCAGCAATGGAAACAAATTTATCGCAATCCTTTGCAGGGCACTAATTGTACAAATTCCATTTTAGTTGATTCATCAAACAGTGTTTACGTATCGGGTTTCAGCGAAGGGAACGGAAGTGCAGCAGATATTTTGTTAATAAAATATTCTCAGACAACAGGATTAGATCCGATATCAACTCAATTGCCGGTTAAATACTCATTAGCGCAAAATTATCCGAATCCTTTTAACCCGAATACTACAATAGAGTTTACTTTGCCTGAAAATACTTTTGCGACATTGAAAATATTTGATATGATAGGAAGAGAAATGTATACATTAATAAATGAGAATATGGTTCGCGGTTCATACAGATATAATTTCAACGGGCTATATCTTGCAAGCGGTACATATTTTTATAAACTTCAGACAGCAGGATTTACTGAAACAAAGAAGATGGTATTGGTGAAGTAG
- a CDS encoding helix-turn-helix domain-containing protein, which produces MDIKPIKTKKDYQAALTNLEKIFDAQKGSKEGDNLEILSLLIENYEKEKFKIDSPDPIEAIKFRMEQMGYNQNDLTGMIGSKSRVSEVLNRKRKLTLSMVRKLHKKLNIPSEILIREY; this is translated from the coding sequence ATGGACATAAAACCTATTAAAACAAAAAAAGATTATCAGGCTGCTTTAACTAATTTAGAAAAAATATTTGACGCCCAAAAAGGCTCAAAAGAAGGCGATAATCTTGAAATTCTTTCCTTGTTAATTGAAAATTATGAGAAAGAAAAATTTAAAATTGATTCTCCTGATCCCATTGAAGCAATAAAATTCAGAATGGAACAAATGGGGTATAATCAAAATGATTTAACAGGAATGATCGGCTCTAAAAGCAGAGTCAGTGAAGTTTTAAATCGAAAGAGAAAATTAACACTTTCTATGGTAAGAAAACTTCATAAAAAGCTGAATATTCCGTCCGAGATTTTGATAAGAGAATATTAA
- a CDS encoding Lrp/AsnC family transcriptional regulator, with the protein MKLDAIDYSILSELQKNAHIKRNELAEKIGLSLPSTIDRIYKLENHGYINSYTAVLNHKKLHFDITGFIFVVSESSKHYTSFIEHCQNTKEILECHSITGEGSHVLKIRTENTTTLEKLLSKIQSWQGVKSTRTSIVLSTLKETLNLDIHYKNGTKTH; encoded by the coding sequence ATTAAGCTTGATGCGATTGACTACTCGATATTAAGCGAGCTTCAGAAAAATGCTCATATAAAAAGAAATGAACTTGCCGAAAAAATAGGGTTATCTCTTCCTTCAACAATAGACAGAATATACAAGCTCGAAAACCACGGCTATATAAATTCTTACACAGCTGTTTTAAATCATAAGAAATTACACTTCGATATTACGGGATTTATATTTGTTGTAAGCGAATCATCCAAACATTACACAAGCTTTATTGAACACTGCCAGAACACTAAAGAAATTTTAGAATGCCACTCAATTACAGGTGAAGGTTCGCACGTATTAAAAATCAGAACAGAGAATACAACTACATTGGAAAAACTGTTATCGAAGATTCAGTCATGGCAGGGTGTGAAATCCACCCGTACAAGTATTGTGCTCAGCACGTTAAAGGAAACACTTAACTTAGATATACATTACAAAAACGGAACAAAGACTCACTAA
- a CDS encoding YjbQ family protein, whose amino-acid sequence MKSYRKELWFDIKNRREFINITPTMEKCLADSGIKEGLLLCNAMHITSSIFINDDESGLHNDFEVWLEKLAPEKPYSQYKHNSYEDNADAHLKRTIMGREVVIAITNGKMDFGPWEQVFYGEFDGKRKKRVLVKIIGE is encoded by the coding sequence ATGAAAAGTTATCGTAAAGAGCTTTGGTTTGATATAAAAAACCGCAGAGAATTTATTAACATAACGCCAACAATGGAGAAGTGCCTTGCTGATAGCGGAATTAAAGAAGGTCTGTTGCTTTGTAATGCTATGCATATCACTTCAAGTATTTTTATAAATGATGATGAAAGCGGTCTGCATAATGATTTTGAAGTCTGGCTGGAAAAACTCGCTCCGGAAAAACCTTATTCACAATATAAACATAACAGTTACGAAGATAACGCCGATGCGCATTTAAAGAGAACAATAATGGGGCGTGAAGTAGTTATCGCAATAACAAACGGTAAAATGGATTTTGGTCCATGGGAACAGGTTTTCTATGGGGAGTTTGACGGTAAAAGAAAGAAAAGAGTTCTTGTAAAAATTATCGGTGAGTAG
- a CDS encoding DUF4349 domain-containing protein — MKTPKLFFILSLTILLPLFSCGKFTDKTAGNNSNDDTKLSVTNPPVNDPGTDKVKMKDLSVQKEFKKDSDFRQVSDVLDVVNRMVIKTGTMNLETEKYDESINQISDYVKKAGGFITNSSSQVNASGKKQGAITIRITSDKYDAMVKDMSNFGKVLNSQINGSDVTSEYIDLQARMNTQGELEKRLLTLLNDKTAKLIDVVSVEEKLASVRESIEKIQGRMKFLKNQTDFSTLTVSVYEPSLMTTSSGGGFFYEIGRGFSKGLKGFTEILSGMITFFIALMPVVILLLILAYIAILIYKKSKARKLKTA, encoded by the coding sequence ATGAAAACTCCAAAACTATTTTTCATACTCTCCCTTACAATTTTACTGCCGCTTTTTTCCTGCGGGAAGTTCACAGATAAAACAGCCGGCAATAATTCCAATGATGATACAAAACTATCAGTAACAAACCCTCCTGTTAATGATCCTGGTACAGATAAAGTAAAGATGAAAGATTTATCCGTGCAAAAGGAATTTAAAAAGGATAGTGATTTCAGGCAAGTTTCAGATGTTCTCGATGTTGTAAACAGAATGGTAATAAAAACCGGAACCATGAATCTTGAGACAGAAAAATATGACGAGAGCATAAATCAGATCAGTGACTACGTTAAGAAGGCGGGAGGATTTATTACAAACTCAAGCTCACAGGTAAATGCTTCAGGTAAAAAGCAGGGAGCTATAACTATAAGAATTACCTCTGATAAATATGATGCGATGGTTAAGGATATGAGTAACTTTGGAAAAGTCCTGAACTCACAGATAAACGGAAGCGATGTTACCTCTGAATATATTGACTTGCAGGCTAGAATGAATACACAAGGCGAGCTTGAAAAAAGATTACTCACTTTGTTAAATGATAAGACTGCAAAATTAATTGATGTAGTTTCTGTCGAAGAAAAGCTCGCATCGGTAAGAGAAAGTATTGAAAAGATTCAGGGAAGAATGAAGTTCTTAAAAAATCAGACTGACTTTTCCACACTTACTGTTTCAGTTTACGAGCCCTCTTTAATGACAACTTCCAGCGGCGGCGGATTTTTCTACGAGATTGGAAGAGGGTTCAGTAAAGGACTTAAAGGATTTACGGAAATTCTGTCAGGCATGATTACATTCTTCATAGCATTAATGCCGGTAGTGATTTTATTATTAATTTTAGCTTACATAGCAATTTTGATCTACAAAAAATCAAAGGCAAGAAAACTTAAAACTGCTTAA
- the trxA gene encoding thioredoxin produces MALEITDANFDSEVINSDKPVLIDFWAVWCGPCKLIAPVVEEVAKEYDGKFKVGKMDIDNNPNVAMKYGIRSIPTLLIFKDGKVVDQIVGAVPKNVITSKMDAQTGVTA; encoded by the coding sequence ATGGCTCTTGAAATAACAGATGCAAACTTCGATTCAGAAGTTATAAATTCAGATAAACCCGTATTAATAGACTTCTGGGCAGTATGGTGCGGACCATGCAAATTAATTGCTCCGGTAGTAGAAGAAGTAGCAAAGGAATACGACGGTAAATTTAAAGTCGGCAAAATGGATATTGATAATAATCCTAACGTTGCAATGAAATACGGAATAAGAAGCATTCCTACACTTCTTATCTTTAAAGACGGTAAAGTAGTTGACCAGATAGTAGGTGCAGTTCCTAAAAATGTAATCACTTCAAAAATGGATGCGCAAACAGGCGTAACAGCATAA
- a CDS encoding YbjQ family protein: protein MDTRFITTSFEIHGCKITRQLGIVRGITVRSRNFFANIGAAFQTLAGGNITLYTELCEHARQEAFDIMIKHAEEIGANGIIGMRYDANEVMQGVTEVLAYGTAVVIEAA from the coding sequence ATGGATACAAGATTTATTACAACTTCTTTTGAAATTCACGGATGTAAAATTACAAGACAGCTTGGTATAGTAAGAGGAATTACAGTGCGTTCAAGAAATTTCTTTGCAAACATCGGTGCTGCATTTCAGACTTTAGCAGGCGGTAACATAACTTTATATACAGAACTTTGCGAACATGCGCGTCAGGAAGCTTTTGATATTATGATTAAACATGCGGAAGAAATAGGTGCAAACGGAATTATTGGCATGAGATACGATGCAAATGAAGTTATGCAGGGAGTAACAGAAGTGCTTGCATACGGTACTGCAGTTGTGATAGAAGCTGCATAA